From a region of the Rouxiella sp. S1S-2 genome:
- a CDS encoding DUF2594 family protein: protein MSTCNFNTEASVETLATEVACLKATLTLMLKAIGQADAGKVVLNLEKFIAQIEDPQQAEIFNNTLQQIKFGYRQ from the coding sequence ATGAGCACATGCAATTTTAACACCGAGGCCAGCGTTGAAACCCTGGCAACAGAGGTTGCCTGTCTTAAAGCGACGCTGACACTGATGCTTAAAGCGATTGGTCAGGCAGATGCAGGTAAAGTCGTTCTGAATCTTGAAAAATTTATCGCCCAAATTGAGGACCCTCAACAGGCAGAGATTTTCAATAATACCCTGCAGCAAATCAAATTTGGATATCGTCAATAA
- a CDS encoding helix-turn-helix transcriptional regulator, whose product MHDNTLAGNQSLAAIAVDYQHGDCEPAHSHSCSQLIHALSGVVQVSTQHGVWMVPPGRGVWLPANVVHSLRFIGGVQARTLFVDSLARADLPAQCQVVQISPLLRELILASFSVPANYAAGGRDERIIELILDELRLLPILPLHLPEPSDPPLFALCQRIRADLSAAWELEDVAANMAISGRTLSRRFQRETGLRFSDWVRRAKILAAMNALAMGQSVIDVALELGYDSPSAFSAMFRRTLGVSPSEYFNPAARLADAPAVL is encoded by the coding sequence ATGCATGACAATACCTTAGCTGGAAATCAATCGCTTGCCGCTATTGCAGTTGACTATCAACACGGTGATTGTGAGCCCGCGCACAGCCACAGCTGCTCCCAACTAATCCACGCCCTCTCTGGCGTGGTTCAGGTTTCGACCCAACACGGCGTGTGGATGGTGCCGCCCGGTCGCGGCGTCTGGCTACCCGCCAACGTGGTCCACAGTCTGCGCTTTATTGGCGGCGTTCAGGCAAGAACGCTGTTTGTTGACTCACTAGCACGTGCCGACCTGCCCGCCCAGTGTCAGGTGGTTCAGATTTCACCGCTGCTGCGCGAACTGATCCTCGCCTCCTTTAGCGTACCGGCCAACTATGCCGCAGGCGGACGCGACGAGCGAATCATTGAGCTTATCCTCGATGAACTGCGCTTACTGCCAATTTTACCGCTGCACCTTCCCGAACCCAGTGACCCACCGCTGTTTGCACTTTGCCAGCGGATCCGTGCGGATTTGTCTGCTGCGTGGGAGCTTGAAGATGTAGCGGCAAATATGGCGATCAGTGGCAGAACGCTTTCACGCCGTTTTCAACGAGAGACTGGGTTGCGCTTTAGTGATTGGGTGAGGCGGGCGAAAATTCTGGCGGCAATGAATGCGCTGGCGATGGGACAGTCGGTTATTGATGTTGCGCTGGAGCTGGGTTATGACAGTCCCAGCGCGTTTAGTGCCATGTTTCGTAGAACGCTGGGTGTATCACCCAGCGAGTATTTCAATCCTGCGGCCCGTTTGGCGGACGCCCCAGCCGTTCTATAA
- the leuA gene encoding 2-isopropylmalate synthase yields the protein MLADPSQKYVAFPTVDLPDRQWPGKTLTKVPQWCSSDLRDGNQSLAEPMDNQRKRLFFDLLLRCGFKQIEVAFPSASQTDFDFVRGLINDKAIPEDVHIQVLTQSRSDLIERTFESLIDVPRAIVHLYNATSPIFRDVVFNQDKAATLELAVRGAKQIRQLCEKYPQTKWTFEYSPETFCFTELEFSLEVCEAVAAVWEPCTERPMILNLPATVEVSTPNVYADQIEWFCRHFSRREQVSISVHPHNDRGTGVACAELAMMAGADRVEGCLFGNGERTGNVDLVTLALNFYTQGISPGLDFSDLKGVVETVEQCNQLPVHPRHPYAGELVFTAFSGSHQDAIKKGFAAQKQREDQHWQVPYLPLDPADVGCSYEAVIRVNSQSGKSGAAWLLEQNHGLKMPRGLQIEFSKAVQKETDSSGKEMSTSDVWRLFRQRYGLVDQPVMKLLSYDIRSDENNLRHFSAKVNYQGQELALNGSGNGLLSSAVDALHRTFDLMLEIGDYDEHTLGHQSHSRAVAYVSCQRPHGERVYGVGIDSDVSSASLQALFNASAQLLV from the coding sequence ATGTTAGCCGACCCGTCGCAGAAGTATGTTGCATTCCCCACCGTGGATTTACCCGATCGTCAGTGGCCGGGGAAAACGCTCACGAAGGTGCCGCAATGGTGTTCAAGCGATCTACGGGACGGTAACCAATCGCTTGCCGAGCCAATGGATAATCAGCGCAAACGTCTGTTTTTCGACCTGCTGCTGCGCTGTGGTTTCAAGCAGATTGAAGTGGCTTTTCCTTCGGCGTCGCAAACCGATTTCGATTTTGTTCGCGGCTTGATTAACGACAAAGCCATACCTGAAGACGTGCATATCCAGGTTTTGACCCAGTCACGTAGCGATTTGATTGAGCGTACCTTTGAGTCGTTGATCGACGTTCCGCGCGCCATCGTGCATTTATATAACGCCACGTCGCCGATTTTCCGCGACGTGGTATTTAACCAAGACAAAGCGGCCACGCTGGAGCTGGCCGTGCGCGGCGCAAAACAGATCCGTCAGCTTTGTGAAAAATATCCGCAAACTAAATGGACCTTTGAGTATTCGCCGGAAACCTTCTGTTTTACCGAGCTGGAGTTTTCCCTCGAGGTGTGTGAAGCCGTAGCGGCAGTGTGGGAGCCGTGCACCGAGCGTCCTATGATTTTGAACCTGCCTGCAACGGTTGAAGTCAGCACCCCTAACGTCTACGCCGACCAGATTGAGTGGTTCTGCCGCCATTTCAGCCGCCGCGAACAGGTCTCAATCAGCGTGCATCCGCACAATGACCGTGGAACCGGCGTCGCCTGCGCAGAATTGGCGATGATGGCCGGTGCCGACCGCGTTGAAGGCTGTCTGTTTGGTAACGGCGAGCGGACAGGTAACGTCGATTTAGTGACGCTGGCGCTGAACTTCTACACTCAGGGGATCTCACCGGGACTTGACTTCAGTGATTTGAAAGGCGTGGTCGAAACCGTGGAGCAGTGTAACCAGTTGCCGGTACACCCTCGCCATCCGTACGCCGGTGAGCTGGTGTTTACCGCCTTTTCCGGATCGCATCAGGATGCTATCAAAAAGGGTTTTGCCGCACAAAAGCAGCGCGAAGACCAACATTGGCAGGTTCCTTACCTGCCACTGGACCCCGCCGACGTTGGCTGTAGCTACGAAGCGGTTATTCGCGTTAACAGTCAGTCTGGAAAAAGCGGTGCCGCATGGCTGCTTGAACAAAATCACGGCTTGAAAATGCCGCGTGGCCTGCAGATAGAGTTCAGCAAAGCGGTACAGAAAGAGACCGACAGCAGCGGTAAAGAGATGAGCACCAGTGACGTGTGGCGTCTGTTCCGCCAGCGCTATGGTTTGGTTGATCAACCGGTGATGAAACTGTTGAGCTATGATATTCGCAGCGACGAAAACAACCTGCGCCATTTCAGCGCGAAGGTGAATTATCAGGGGCAGGAACTGGCACTGAACGGCAGCGGCAACGGACTGCTTTCTTCTGCGGTAGACGCCCTGCATCGTACCTTTGATCTGATGCTGGAAATTGGTGACTATGACGAACATACGCTGGGGCATCAAAGCCACAGTCGCGCCGTAGCCTATGTTAGCTGCCAGCGTCCGCACGGCGAACGTGTTTACGGGGTGGGAATCGACAGTGACGTGTCCAGTGCGTCGTTGCAGGCGCTGTTTAACGCCAGTGCACAATTACTGGTGTAG
- the cycA gene encoding D-serine/D-alanine/glycine transporter, producing the protein MPHETKTIAQSGDDSPEHLRRNLTNRHIQLIAIGGAIGTGLFMGSGKTISLAGPSIIFVYMIIGFMLFFVMRAMGELLLSNLEYKSFSDFAADLLGPWAGYFTGWTYWFCWVVTGIADVVAVTSYAQFWFPGLSQWVASLIFVLILFGLNLATVKMFGETEFWFAMIKIVAIVGLIITGLVMVLMHYQTPAGSVAAFSNLWDNGGFFPKGISGFFAGFQIAIFAFVGIELVGTTAAETKDPKKSLPRAINAIPIRIIMFYVFALIAIMCVTPWNTVAADRSPFVELFVLAGLPAAASIINFVVLTSAASSANSGIFSTSRMLFGLGQDGMAPKAFGKLSSRAVPSNGLIFSCICLLAGVVLIYLIPNVLTVFTLVTTVSAILFMFVWTIILCSYLVYRRKRPQLHATSEYKMPLGIVMCWVCMAFFAFVLVLLTLQDDTRQALMVTPLWFVVLGIGYWIRSRTQQKTK; encoded by the coding sequence ATGCCACACGAGACCAAAACCATCGCACAATCTGGGGATGATTCCCCCGAACACCTGCGCAGAAACCTCACAAATCGTCATATCCAGCTGATCGCCATCGGCGGTGCTATAGGCACCGGCCTGTTTATGGGGTCGGGCAAAACGATTAGCCTCGCCGGACCGTCGATCATATTCGTGTATATGATTATCGGTTTTATGCTGTTTTTCGTCATGCGTGCGATGGGCGAACTGCTGCTGTCGAACCTCGAATACAAATCCTTTAGTGATTTTGCCGCCGACCTTCTGGGGCCGTGGGCAGGTTATTTCACCGGCTGGACTTATTGGTTTTGCTGGGTAGTGACCGGCATCGCTGACGTGGTCGCCGTCACCTCTTATGCGCAGTTCTGGTTCCCCGGACTTTCGCAGTGGGTTGCGTCGCTGATTTTCGTGCTGATACTGTTTGGCTTGAATCTTGCGACGGTAAAAATGTTCGGCGAAACCGAGTTTTGGTTCGCGATGATCAAAATTGTTGCCATCGTTGGCCTGATTATCACCGGCCTGGTGATGGTATTAATGCATTACCAAACGCCAGCAGGATCCGTGGCGGCCTTCAGCAACCTGTGGGACAACGGTGGCTTCTTCCCTAAAGGCATCAGCGGCTTCTTCGCCGGTTTCCAGATAGCCATTTTTGCCTTCGTCGGCATTGAGCTGGTCGGCACCACAGCGGCAGAAACCAAAGATCCCAAGAAGTCACTGCCAAGGGCGATTAACGCCATTCCTATCCGCATCATCATGTTCTACGTTTTTGCGCTGATTGCCATTATGTGTGTCACGCCGTGGAACACAGTGGCCGCCGACAGAAGTCCATTCGTTGAGCTGTTTGTGCTTGCGGGCCTGCCGGCTGCGGCCAGTATCATCAACTTTGTGGTACTGACGTCTGCCGCCTCGTCCGCCAACAGTGGGATCTTCTCCACCAGCCGCATGCTGTTTGGCTTAGGTCAGGACGGTATGGCACCTAAAGCGTTTGGCAAACTTTCGTCGCGCGCGGTGCCGTCAAACGGACTGATTTTTTCCTGCATTTGCCTGCTGGCTGGCGTCGTCCTGATTTATCTGATCCCCAACGTGCTGACGGTGTTTACATTGGTGACGACCGTGTCGGCGATTTTGTTTATGTTTGTGTGGACCATTATTCTCTGCTCGTACCTGGTCTATCGCCGCAAACGGCCTCAGCTGCACGCCACCTCTGAATACAAAATGCCATTGGGTATTGTAATGTGCTGGGTGTGCATGGCGTTCTTCGCCTTTGTTCTGGTGCTGTTAACCTTGCAGGATGATACCCGTCAGGCGCTAATGGTCACACCGCTGTGGTTCGTGGTTTTGGGTATCGGCTACTGGATCCGCAGCAGAACTCAGCAGAAGACAAAATAG
- the rutR gene encoding HTH-type transcriptional regulator RutR → MAADGAIGSKKPPTRRSRAVAAKRSTIMSAALEFFSLYGMHGTSLDQVAERADVSKTNLLYYFPSKEELYVAVLKDLLDIWLEPLKALNAEQQPMEAIKQYIYLKLCVSRDHPQASRLFCLEMLQGAPLLKQVLSTHLKQLVDEKSDIIRGWVQAGQIAQIEPLHLLFILWATTQHYADFGVQIEAISGQTLNDDAFFEQAVANIQHIITQGIRPVG, encoded by the coding sequence TTGGCAGCTGATGGAGCTATCGGCAGTAAAAAGCCGCCGACGAGGCGTTCGCGAGCCGTTGCGGCAAAGCGCAGCACCATTATGAGCGCCGCGCTGGAGTTTTTTTCTTTATACGGTATGCATGGCACCAGTCTGGATCAGGTGGCCGAGCGTGCGGACGTGTCCAAAACAAATCTTCTTTACTACTTTCCCTCGAAAGAAGAACTCTACGTAGCGGTGCTGAAGGATTTGCTGGATATTTGGCTGGAGCCGCTTAAGGCGCTGAATGCTGAACAGCAGCCGATGGAAGCCATTAAGCAGTACATCTATCTTAAGCTTTGCGTTTCGCGCGACCATCCGCAGGCTTCGCGACTGTTCTGTCTGGAAATGCTGCAGGGCGCGCCGTTGTTAAAACAGGTCTTAAGCACGCATCTCAAGCAGCTGGTGGACGAAAAGTCTGACATTATTCGCGGGTGGGTGCAGGCAGGTCAAATTGCGCAAATTGAACCCCTGCATTTGCTGTTTATTTTGTGGGCGACCACGCAGCACTATGCTGATTTTGGCGTGCAGATTGAGGCCATTAGCGGCCAAACGTTGAATGATGACGCGTTCTTTGAACAGGCAGTTGCCAACATTCAACACATTATCACCCAGGGTATCAGGCCTGTGGGTTGA
- the rutA gene encoding pyrimidine utilization protein A has product MKIGVFIPIGNNGWLISENAPQYQPTFELNKTIVQKAEHYNFDFALSMIKLRGFGGKTEFWEHNMESFTLMAGLAAVTSRIKLYATAATLVMPPAIVARMAATIDSISNGRFGVNVVTGWQKPEYEQMGMWPGDDYFSRRYDYLTEYVTVLRDLWGTGHCDMQGEFFKMDDCRVSPRPKAEMKVICAGQSDAGMAFSAKYADYNFCFGKGVNTPTAFAPTSARMKTAAEAEKRDVASYVLFMVIADETDAAARAKWDAYKAGADSEALAWLTDQSSKDTKSGSDTNVRQMADPTSAVNINMGTLVGSYASVAKMLDEIDTVPGTEGVLLTFDDFVQGIENFGQFIQPLMKTRQYLFNETSAEKEVA; this is encoded by the coding sequence ATGAAAATCGGCGTCTTTATTCCTATCGGTAACAATGGCTGGTTGATTTCTGAAAACGCGCCACAGTATCAGCCGACCTTTGAGCTGAACAAAACCATTGTGCAGAAGGCCGAGCACTACAATTTTGATTTCGCGCTTTCGATGATTAAATTACGCGGATTTGGCGGCAAAACTGAATTCTGGGAGCACAACATGGAGTCGTTCACGCTCATGGCCGGGCTGGCTGCCGTGACCTCCAGGATTAAGCTCTACGCTACCGCCGCAACGCTCGTCATGCCACCGGCGATAGTGGCGCGCATGGCCGCGACCATTGACTCAATCTCTAACGGCCGATTTGGCGTAAACGTGGTAACCGGCTGGCAAAAGCCCGAATATGAGCAGATGGGCATGTGGCCCGGTGATGACTATTTTAGCCGCCGCTACGACTATCTGACGGAATACGTTACCGTGCTGCGCGATCTGTGGGGCACCGGCCACTGCGATATGCAGGGGGAATTTTTCAAAATGGACGACTGCCGCGTCAGCCCGCGTCCAAAAGCCGAAATGAAAGTGATCTGCGCCGGTCAGAGTGACGCAGGCATGGCCTTCTCTGCCAAATACGCCGATTACAACTTCTGCTTTGGCAAGGGCGTGAACACTCCCACCGCCTTTGCCCCAACCTCTGCGCGCATGAAAACGGCGGCCGAAGCTGAAAAACGCGACGTGGCTTCCTACGTGCTGTTTATGGTCATTGCCGACGAAACCGACGCCGCTGCCCGTGCCAAATGGGACGCTTACAAGGCCGGTGCCGACAGTGAAGCCCTCGCCTGGCTCACCGATCAGAGCAGCAAGGACACTAAATCCGGTTCTGACACCAACGTACGCCAGATGGCAGACCCAACATCGGCGGTCAATATCAACATGGGCACGCTGGTAGGCTCCTACGCCAGCGTAGCAAAAATGCTCGACGAAATTGACACCGTACCCGGCACCGAGGGCGTATTGCTGACTTTCGACGATTTCGTTCAGGGCATTGAAAACTTTGGTCAGTTTATTCAGCCACTCATGAAAACCCGTCAATACCTGTTCAATGAAACATCCGCTGAAAAAGAGGTCGCGTAA
- the rutB gene encoding pyrimidine utilization protein B produces the protein MKIVENSVVRRDPGCVDSEVILPARPESLAFSPQQTALIVIDMQNAYASPGGYLDLAGFDVSHTGPVIANIKRAVSAARSAGIKVIFFQNGWDNQYVEAGGEGSPNYHKSNALKTMRKRPELMGKLLAKGDWDYDLVDELQPQPGDIVLPKPRYSGFFNTQLDSLLRSYGIHHLVFTGIATNVCVESTLRDGFFLEYFSVVLEDATHQAGPEFVQKAAIYNIETFFGWVSNVDNFCNTVAKTSEKLSQMA, from the coding sequence ATGAAAATTGTTGAAAACTCCGTCGTGCGTCGAGATCCAGGCTGCGTAGACAGTGAAGTGATTTTACCGGCTCGCCCCGAATCACTGGCATTTTCCCCGCAGCAAACCGCGCTGATTGTGATTGATATGCAGAACGCCTATGCGTCACCAGGCGGCTATCTGGATCTCGCGGGCTTTGACGTGTCGCACACGGGGCCGGTTATCGCCAACATCAAACGCGCCGTTTCCGCCGCACGTTCGGCGGGCATTAAAGTGATTTTCTTCCAGAACGGTTGGGACAATCAGTACGTTGAGGCGGGGGGTGAAGGCTCACCTAATTACCATAAATCAAATGCCTTGAAAACGATGCGCAAACGCCCTGAGTTGATGGGAAAACTGTTGGCGAAAGGCGACTGGGACTATGACCTGGTCGACGAACTGCAGCCGCAGCCCGGCGACATCGTGCTGCCAAAACCGCGCTACAGTGGCTTCTTTAATACCCAACTCGACAGCCTGCTGCGCAGCTACGGCATTCATCATCTGGTATTTACCGGTATTGCCACCAACGTCTGCGTGGAATCCACCCTGCGAGACGGCTTCTTCCTTGAGTATTTCAGCGTAGTACTCGAAGACGCAACTCATCAGGCCGGCCCGGAGTTTGTACAGAAAGCGGCAATCTATAACATTGAAACCTTCTTTGGCTGGGTCTCTAACGTAGATAACTTCTGCAATACCGTGGCAAAAACCAGCGAAAAACTGAGCCAGATGGCCTAA
- the rutC gene encoding pyrimidine utilization protein C — translation MPKSIIIPEGTGVPIAPFVPGTMADGIVYVSGTLPFDKENNVVFPGDAAAQTRHVLETIKKVIETAGGTMDDVTFNSIFITDWSNYAAVNTVYAEYFPGEKPARFCIQCGLVKPEALVEIASIAHVGK, via the coding sequence ATGCCAAAAAGCATCATCATTCCTGAAGGCACCGGCGTCCCTATTGCGCCTTTCGTTCCTGGCACAATGGCCGACGGCATCGTTTACGTTTCTGGCACTCTGCCGTTTGATAAAGAGAACAACGTGGTATTTCCGGGAGACGCCGCCGCGCAAACCCGCCACGTTTTAGAAACCATTAAAAAGGTGATTGAAACTGCAGGCGGCACAATGGATGACGTCACCTTTAACTCGATTTTCATTACTGACTGGAGCAACTACGCGGCGGTTAACACAGTTTATGCCGAATATTTCCCCGGTGAAAAACCGGCGCGTTTCTGTATTCAGTGTGGCCTGGTGAAACCAGAGGCTTTAGTAGAAATCGCCTCTATCGCGCACGTGGGCAAATAG
- the rutD gene encoding pyrimidine utilization protein D, which produces MYYKISGNTSSTAQTVVLSSGLGGVNSFWQPQLAMLEKYFRVVVYDQYGTGSSQGDVPPGYRMEDMADELAGLLNSLEINRCHLIGHALGGILGLHLAKRYPALLESLVVINGWTVLDSQTRRCFNVRQNLLLNSGVEAYVQAQPLFLYPADWLSAHADLLQQEQQHQVAHFQGMENLMNRLQALMASDLSDSLSSIITPTLAFSCKDDLLVPWHCSAALAQNLPHGEHVQMTYGGHAMSVTDSKTFNPILEQWLLRFAPQALAANDSQ; this is translated from the coding sequence TTGTATTATAAAATATCGGGAAATACGTCGTCGACGGCGCAAACCGTGGTGCTCTCGTCGGGCCTTGGTGGCGTCAACAGTTTTTGGCAACCGCAGTTGGCGATGCTGGAAAAGTATTTTCGCGTGGTGGTCTACGATCAATATGGCACCGGCAGCAGTCAGGGTGATGTTCCACCGGGATATCGCATGGAAGATATGGCCGATGAGTTGGCAGGCTTGCTGAACTCGCTGGAAATAAACCGCTGTCACCTGATTGGCCACGCGCTCGGCGGTATTCTCGGTCTGCATTTGGCCAAGCGTTATCCAGCGCTGCTTGAAAGTCTGGTCGTCATCAACGGCTGGACGGTGCTCGACAGTCAGACACGTCGCTGCTTTAACGTGCGTCAAAATCTGCTGCTTAACAGCGGTGTTGAGGCCTATGTCCAAGCGCAGCCGCTGTTTTTATACCCCGCAGACTGGCTTTCTGCACATGCGGATTTATTGCAGCAGGAGCAGCAACATCAGGTTGCGCACTTCCAAGGCATGGAAAACCTGATGAATCGACTGCAGGCGTTGATGGCTTCAGATCTCAGCGACAGTCTGAGCAGCATTATTACGCCAACGCTGGCCTTCAGCTGCAAAGATGACCTGCTGGTACCGTGGCATTGTTCTGCCGCGCTGGCGCAAAATCTTCCGCACGGCGAACACGTACAAATGACCTACGGCGGGCATGCCATGAGTGTGACTGACAGTAAAACGTTTAACCCTATTCTTGAACAATGGCTGCTGCGTTTTGCCCCGCAGGCGCTGGCGGCCAACGACAGTCAATAA
- a CDS encoding malonic semialdehyde reductase, which produces MAEALIDSALATLFTQARTQNGWQDTPVSDELLKQAYDLARMGPTSANCCPLRVVFIRSKEAKEKLAPALSSGNLQKTLSAPVTAILAYDPAFYDLLPELYLHGDARSWFTSSPELAHETAFRNASLQAAYLILALRSLGLDTGPMSGFDQDKVNETFLAASGWKANFLLNIGYGDSSKVYPRSPRLDFERVCQII; this is translated from the coding sequence ATGGCCGAAGCATTAATCGATAGCGCACTCGCTACCCTGTTTACCCAGGCGCGCACACAGAACGGCTGGCAGGACACACCGGTCAGCGACGAACTGTTAAAACAGGCCTACGACTTGGCGCGCATGGGGCCAACCTCGGCCAACTGCTGCCCGTTGCGGGTGGTTTTTATCCGCAGTAAAGAGGCGAAAGAAAAACTGGCTCCAGCGCTATCAAGCGGCAATCTGCAAAAAACGCTGAGTGCACCGGTTACCGCTATTTTGGCCTACGATCCGGCATTTTATGACCTGCTTCCTGAGCTGTACCTGCACGGCGACGCGCGATCGTGGTTTACCTCAAGCCCGGAGTTGGCTCACGAAACGGCGTTTCGCAACGCCAGTTTACAGGCGGCTTATCTGATTCTCGCGCTGCGATCGCTAGGGCTCGATACCGGCCCGATGTCAGGATTTGACCAAGATAAGGTCAACGAAACCTTTCTGGCAGCAAGTGGCTGGAAAGCCAATTTCCTGCTAAATATCGGCTATGGCGACAGCAGCAAGGTTTATCCGCGCTCGCCGCGTCTCGACTTTGAGCGGGTGTGTCAGATTATCTGA
- the rutF gene encoding NADH-dependent FMN reductase RutF: MKDLPLAELASVEKQAFRDAMAHLGSAVNIITTDGAAGRAGFTASAVCSVTDSPPTLLVCLNRSASVYPVFQQNQVLCVNTLSDRHESLSNLFGGKTPMETRFAAAEWVAMATGSPALQGALTSFDCRVSQVTSIGTHDVLFCEVIDILRSDDSHGLVYFDRRYHPLIRQQAPV, translated from the coding sequence ATGAAAGACTTGCCGTTGGCCGAGCTTGCCAGCGTCGAAAAACAGGCGTTTCGTGACGCCATGGCACACCTTGGCTCGGCGGTAAACATCATTACTACCGACGGCGCTGCGGGGCGTGCCGGTTTTACCGCCTCGGCGGTCTGCAGCGTGACGGATTCGCCGCCAACGCTGTTGGTTTGCCTGAACCGTTCAGCTTCGGTTTATCCCGTTTTCCAGCAAAATCAGGTGCTGTGCGTTAACACGCTTTCGGACCGTCACGAGTCACTCTCCAACCTATTTGGCGGTAAAACGCCGATGGAAACGCGATTCGCAGCAGCAGAATGGGTCGCGATGGCCACCGGTTCTCCCGCGTTGCAAGGCGCACTGACCTCGTTCGACTGCCGTGTGAGTCAGGTCACCAGTATCGGCACGCACGACGTTTTATTTTGTGAAGTTATTGATATTTTACGCAGCGATGACAGCCATGGATTGGTCTATTTTGACCGACGCTATCACCCTTTGATACGTCAACAAGCACCGGTCTGA
- the rutG gene encoding pyrimidine utilization transport protein G has translation MANTWFPHWRKRTGSLEGAVIAPDERLPLGSTLIMGLQHVVAMFGATVLMPLLMGFDANMSILMSGIGTLLFFIIVGGRIPSYLGSSASFVGLVIAVTGYSGHGPNPNIALALGGIIACGALYTLIGFVVMAIGTRWIEKLMPPVVTGAVVMAIGLNLAPIAVGSVASSMFDSWMAVVTVLCIGGVAVFTRGLVQRLMLLLGLIAAYAIYFVITNVLGLGKPIDFSGIASAAWLGMPSFTAPVFDSHAMILIAPVAVILIAENLGHIKAVAGMTGKNLDPYLGRAFVGDGLATMLSASAGGTGVTTYAENIGVMAVTKIYSTLIFVAAAVFAILLGFSPKFGALIHTIPGPVLGGASIVVFGLIAVAGARIWLQNNVDLNQNGNLIMVAVTLVLGAGNFSLTFGGFTMGGIGTATFGAILLNALLKNRKINVVGTDTALKDN, from the coding sequence ATGGCGAATACCTGGTTTCCTCATTGGCGTAAACGAACAGGCAGTCTGGAAGGTGCAGTGATAGCACCGGACGAGCGGTTACCCTTAGGCTCGACGCTTATCATGGGATTACAACACGTGGTGGCGATGTTTGGTGCTACCGTGTTAATGCCCCTGTTGATGGGCTTTGATGCCAACATGTCGATTTTGATGTCCGGCATTGGCACCCTGCTGTTCTTTATTATCGTCGGTGGTCGCATACCGAGTTATCTGGGGTCCAGCGCCTCATTTGTTGGGTTGGTTATTGCGGTTACTGGTTACAGCGGTCACGGCCCCAATCCGAATATTGCCCTCGCATTGGGGGGCATTATCGCCTGCGGTGCGCTGTATACGCTGATTGGCTTTGTGGTCATGGCTATCGGCACCCGCTGGATAGAAAAACTTATGCCCCCGGTAGTTACGGGTGCCGTGGTGATGGCGATTGGCCTCAATTTGGCACCGATTGCGGTGGGCAGCGTGGCGTCTTCGATGTTTGACAGCTGGATGGCGGTAGTGACTGTGCTGTGCATCGGTGGCGTAGCGGTCTTTACTCGCGGACTGGTGCAGCGGTTGATGCTGCTGTTGGGACTTATCGCGGCCTACGCTATCTATTTTGTTATCACCAACGTACTAGGATTAGGCAAACCCATCGACTTTAGCGGCATCGCGAGTGCAGCCTGGCTGGGTATGCCGAGCTTTACCGCGCCGGTGTTTGACAGCCATGCGATGATACTGATTGCGCCGGTCGCGGTGATTTTAATCGCCGAAAACCTGGGCCATATTAAAGCTGTAGCGGGAATGACCGGTAAAAATCTCGATCCATACCTCGGTCGCGCCTTCGTCGGCGACGGACTGGCGACGATGCTTTCAGCCTCGGCGGGTGGCACCGGGGTGACCACCTACGCTGAAAATATTGGCGTAATGGCGGTAACCAAGATTTACTCGACGCTGATTTTCGTTGCGGCGGCAGTGTTTGCCATTCTGTTGGGCTTCTCTCCCAAATTTGGTGCACTGATCCACACCATTCCAGGTCCAGTATTGGGCGGCGCATCTATCGTGGTGTTCGGTCTCATTGCGGTAGCAGGCGCACGTATCTGGCTACAGAATAACGTTGATTTGAACCAGAATGGCAACCTGATTATGGTCGCAGTGACGCTTGTACTGGGGGCTGGCAACTTCTCACTGACCTTTGGCGGTTTCACTATGGGCGGTATCGGCACGGCGACCTTCGGCGCAATTTTGCTGAACGCACTGCTCAAAAATAGAAAGATTAACGTTGTTGGCACAGATACTGCATTAAAAGATAACTGA